A part of Vulpes vulpes isolate BD-2025 chromosome 15, VulVul3, whole genome shotgun sequence genomic DNA contains:
- the CALML4 gene encoding calmodulin-like protein 4: protein MAKFLSQDQINEYKECFSLYDKEQRGRIKATDLLVVMRCLGASPTPGEVQRHLQSHKIDRDGELDFSTFLTIMHMQIKQEDPKKEILLAMLMADKEKKGYIMASELRSKLMKLGEKLTHKEVDDLFKEANIEPNGKVKYDEFIHKITIPVWDH, encoded by the exons atg gccAAGTTCCTTTCCCAGGACCAGATTAATG AGTACAAGGAGTGCTTCTCCCTGTACGACAAGGAGCAGCGCGGCAGGATAAAAGCCACTGACCTCCTGGTGGTGATGAGGTGCTTGGGGGCCAGCCCAACGCCAGGGGAGGTGCAGCGCCACCTGCAGAGTCACAAGATAG ACAGAGATGGGGAGCTGGATTTCTCCACTTTCCTGACCATTATGCACATGCAAATAAAACAAGAGGAtccaaagaaagaaattctctTGGCCATGTTGATGGCAGACAAGGAGAAGAAAGGCTACATCATGGCATCCGAGCTGCGGTCCAAACTCATGAAACTAGGGGAGAAACTCACCCACAAGGAAG TGGATGATCTTTTCAAGGAAGCAAATATAGAACCAAATGGCAAAGTGAAGTATGATGAATTTATCCACAAGATCACCATTCCTGTGTGGGACCACTGA